The following are from one region of the Strix uralensis isolate ZFMK-TIS-50842 chromosome 4, bStrUra1, whole genome shotgun sequence genome:
- the REST gene encoding RE1-silencing transcription factor isoform X1, with protein MATQVLGQSGGSSLFPGSANIGMALSNDMYDLHDLSKAELAAPQLIMLANVALTGEVNGNCCDYLVGEERQMAELTTVGDSNFSDSDGEGMEDTQAAESDREAPENVELSSLEVPSVETQGATACPPPKTPGVDKDVSLEAPGTPESTEDKCKSLKSKPFRCKPCQYEAESEEEFVHHIRVHSAKKFFVEENAEKQAQVKESDSCTAEEVDFSKGPIRCDRCGYNTNRYDHYLAHLKHHNKAGENERVYKCTICTYTTVSEYHWKKHLRNHFPRKVYTCSQCSYFSDRKNNYIQHIRTHTGERPYQCAMCPYSSSQKTHLTRHMRTHSGEKPFKCDQCSYVASNQHEVTRHARQVHNGPKPLTCPHCDYKTADRSNFKKHVELHVNPRQFLCPVCDYAASKKCNLQYHIKSRHPDCSDITMDVSKVKLRTKKSEADFSESINDKAEKEQTKGDSAAKKTEKIVKVEKKDNLAKEKKPTNNVSAGQVTTRSRKSASENKEVDIKTEKNTEKTCKTKKIKRKAEAEVTSSKQEPANDTSTVTKKKKKVEAKPRDCQEAQKSDIVPEEEPKKQNSCLKKNRKKKALKNKHSKKSSKLDQEKIEEEEMPDERHITEEDGCVKPDTESSDQKEQDPTDTAALNDDGSHALKGESADAKGGCVEDPGQLCLPAQDANTEAEVEDQEMPAAATESEDAVGEKEEERKPDRGEGTCSEESSHAVSSEKGLDVPMDVVPDLAPEKEPEETFVAETVSNSDLLDLTKTCLPVTEPAGDAVPAPAPPEGCMQSPQVALALSSPDNTAVNESQEMDEDEGIHSHEGSDISDNISEGSDDSGLNGARSVQEETSPKTSQGAADTAVARENYVCIFCDRSFKKEGEYSKHLNRHLVNVYYLEKATKGQE; from the exons ATGGCAACTCAAGTGCTGGGACAGTCGGGTGGGAGCAGCCTCTTTCCTGGCAGTGCTAATATTGGTATGGCATTGTCCAACGACATGTATGACTTACACGACCTTTCTAAAGCTGAACTGGCAGCTCCTCAGCTTATTATGCTGGCAAATGTGGCCTTGACGGGAGAAGTCAATGGCAACTGCTGCGATTACCTGGTTGGAGAAGAGAGGCAAATGGCAGAACTGACAACGGTGGGGGATAGCAACTTCTCAGACAGCGATGGAGAGGGTATGGAAGATACCCAGGCTGCAGAGAGTGACCGTGAGGCACCTGAAAATGTGGAATTAAGCTCTCTGGAAGTTCCTAGTGTGGAAACCCAAGGTGCAACTGCTTGCCCCCCTCCTAAGACTCCCGGTGTGGACAAAGATGTCTCATTGGAAGCACCAGGTACTCCAGAAAGCACAGAGGACAAGTGTAAGAGCTTGAAGAGCAAGCCGTTTCGTTGTAAGCCTTGCCAGTATGAGGCAGAGTCGGAAGAGGAGTTTGTGCATCACATCAGGGTTCACAGTGCTAAGAAATTCTTtgtggaagaaaatgcagaaaagcaagCCCAGGTGAAGGAGTCTGATTCTTGCACCGCAGAAGAAGTGGATTTCTCTAAGGGCCCGATCCGTTGTGATCGTTGTGGCTATAACACTAACAGATATGATCACTATCTGGCTCACTTGAAGCACCACAACAAAGCAGGGGAAAATGAGAGAGTCTACAAGTGTACCATATGCACTTATACTACCGTCAGTGAATATCACTGGAAGAAACACCTAAGAAATCATTTTCCCAGGAAAGTGTATACCTGCTCACAATGCTCCTATTTTTCAGACAGGAAGAACAATTATATTCAACATATTCGAACTCACACAG gAGAGCGACCCTATCAATGTGCTATGTGTCCTTATTCCAGCTCTCAGAAGACCCATTTAACCAGGCACATGCGCACCCACTCAG GTGAGAAGCCATTCAAATGTGATCAGTGCAGCTATGTGGCCTCAAACCAGCATGAAGTAACTCGTCATGCAAGGCAGGTTCACAATGGGCCGAAGCCTCTGACCTGCCCACACTGTGACTACAAAACAGCTGACCGCAGCAATTTCAAAAAGCACGTTGAGCTCCACGTCAATCCGCGCCAGTTTCTCTGTCCTGTTTGTGATTATGCAGCATCTAAAAAATGTAACCTGCAGTATCACATCAAATCCAGGCATCCTGATTGTTCTGACATCACCATGGATGTTTCAAAGGTGAAGCTACGGACTAAAAAGAGCGAAGCTGACTTTTCTGAGAGCATTAATGAcaaagcagagaaggaacaaaCTAAAGGGGATTCAGCtgcaaagaaaactgagaaaattgtgaaagtggagaaaaaagataatttggCAAAGGAAAAGAAGCCGACGAACAATGTTTCTGCAGGTCAGGTGACAACCAGAAGTCGGAAATCAGCTTCAGAAAACAAGGAGGTGGatattaaaactgagaaaaatactgagaaaacatGTAAAACAAAGAAGATCAAAAGAAAGGCAGAGGCTGAAGTAACTTCCTCAAAGCAAGAGCCTGCAAATGATACCTcaacagtaacaaaaaagaaaaagaaagtggaagCTAAACCCAGAGACTGCCAGGAAGCTCAAAAAAGTGACATTGTACCAGAGGAGGAGCCTAAAAAGCAAAATTCTTGcctcaagaaaaacagaaaaaagaaagctctGAAAAATAAGCACAGTAAGAAAAGCAGTAAACTCGATCAGGAGAAGATCGAGGAAGAGGAGATGCCAGATGAGCGTCATATCACAGAAGAAGATGGATGTGTGAAGCCTGACACTGAGAGCAGTGACCAGAAGGAGCAAGATCCCACTGACACAGCGGCATTAAACGACGATGGTAGTCATGCTCTCAAGGGGGAGAGCGCTGATGCCAAAGGAGGCTGTGTAGAAGACCCAGGGCAGCTTTGTCTGCCAGCTCAGGATGCAAACACAGAAGCTGAGGTAGAGGACCAAGAAATGCCTGCTGCAGCAACAGAGAGCGAAGACGCTGTTggtgaaaaagaggaggagagaaagccgGACAGAGGGGAAGGCACTTGCTCTGAGGAATCTTCCCATGCAGTGTCTTCTGAAAAAGGCTTGGATGTGCCCATGGATGTGGTACCAGATCTGGCGCCTGAGAAGGAGCCAGAGGAAACCTTCGTGGCAGAAACTGTGAGTAACTCAGACCTACTGGACCTGACCAAGACGTGCCTGCCAGTGACAGAGCCAGCAGGAGATGCCGTGCCGGCACCTGCGCCCCCAGAAGGGTGTATGCAAAGCCCTCAAGTAGCTCTGGCCTTATCATCTCCGGATAACACAGCAGTGAATGAATCTCAGGAAATGGATGAGGATGAGGGCATCCACAGCCACGAAGGCAGCGACATAAGTGACAACATATCAGAAGGAAGCGATGACTCGGGGTTAAATGGCGCTCGCTCTGTACAAGAAGAAACAAGTCCAAAGACATCACAAGGAGCTGCAGACACTGCAGTCGCCAGGGAGAACTATGTGTGCATTTTTTGTGACCGCTCATTTAAAAAGGAAGGTGAATACAGCAAGCACCTCAATCGCCACTTAGTCAATGTGTATTATCTTGAGAAGGCAACAAAAGGTCAGGAGTAG
- the REST gene encoding RE1-silencing transcription factor isoform X2, producing MATQVLGQSGGSSLFPGSANIGMALSNDMYDLHDLSKAELAAPQLIMLANVALTGEVNGNCCDYLVGEERQMAELTTVGDSNFSDSDGEGMEDTQAAESDREAPENVELSSLEVPSVETQGATACPPPKTPGVDKDVSLEAPGTPESTEDKCKSLKSKPFRCKPCQYEAESEEEFVHHIRVHSAKKFFVEENAEKQAQVKESDSCTAEEVDFSKGPIRCDRCGYNTNRYDHYLAHLKHHNKAGENERVYKCTICTYTTVSEYHWKKHLRNHFPRKVYTCSQCSYFSDRKNNYIQHIRTHTGEKPFKCDQCSYVASNQHEVTRHARQVHNGPKPLTCPHCDYKTADRSNFKKHVELHVNPRQFLCPVCDYAASKKCNLQYHIKSRHPDCSDITMDVSKVKLRTKKSEADFSESINDKAEKEQTKGDSAAKKTEKIVKVEKKDNLAKEKKPTNNVSAGQVTTRSRKSASENKEVDIKTEKNTEKTCKTKKIKRKAEAEVTSSKQEPANDTSTVTKKKKKVEAKPRDCQEAQKSDIVPEEEPKKQNSCLKKNRKKKALKNKHSKKSSKLDQEKIEEEEMPDERHITEEDGCVKPDTESSDQKEQDPTDTAALNDDGSHALKGESADAKGGCVEDPGQLCLPAQDANTEAEVEDQEMPAAATESEDAVGEKEEERKPDRGEGTCSEESSHAVSSEKGLDVPMDVVPDLAPEKEPEETFVAETVSNSDLLDLTKTCLPVTEPAGDAVPAPAPPEGCMQSPQVALALSSPDNTAVNESQEMDEDEGIHSHEGSDISDNISEGSDDSGLNGARSVQEETSPKTSQGAADTAVARENYVCIFCDRSFKKEGEYSKHLNRHLVNVYYLEKATKGQE from the exons ATGGCAACTCAAGTGCTGGGACAGTCGGGTGGGAGCAGCCTCTTTCCTGGCAGTGCTAATATTGGTATGGCATTGTCCAACGACATGTATGACTTACACGACCTTTCTAAAGCTGAACTGGCAGCTCCTCAGCTTATTATGCTGGCAAATGTGGCCTTGACGGGAGAAGTCAATGGCAACTGCTGCGATTACCTGGTTGGAGAAGAGAGGCAAATGGCAGAACTGACAACGGTGGGGGATAGCAACTTCTCAGACAGCGATGGAGAGGGTATGGAAGATACCCAGGCTGCAGAGAGTGACCGTGAGGCACCTGAAAATGTGGAATTAAGCTCTCTGGAAGTTCCTAGTGTGGAAACCCAAGGTGCAACTGCTTGCCCCCCTCCTAAGACTCCCGGTGTGGACAAAGATGTCTCATTGGAAGCACCAGGTACTCCAGAAAGCACAGAGGACAAGTGTAAGAGCTTGAAGAGCAAGCCGTTTCGTTGTAAGCCTTGCCAGTATGAGGCAGAGTCGGAAGAGGAGTTTGTGCATCACATCAGGGTTCACAGTGCTAAGAAATTCTTtgtggaagaaaatgcagaaaagcaagCCCAGGTGAAGGAGTCTGATTCTTGCACCGCAGAAGAAGTGGATTTCTCTAAGGGCCCGATCCGTTGTGATCGTTGTGGCTATAACACTAACAGATATGATCACTATCTGGCTCACTTGAAGCACCACAACAAAGCAGGGGAAAATGAGAGAGTCTACAAGTGTACCATATGCACTTATACTACCGTCAGTGAATATCACTGGAAGAAACACCTAAGAAATCATTTTCCCAGGAAAGTGTATACCTGCTCACAATGCTCCTATTTTTCAGACAGGAAGAACAATTATATTCAACATATTCGAACTCACACAG GTGAGAAGCCATTCAAATGTGATCAGTGCAGCTATGTGGCCTCAAACCAGCATGAAGTAACTCGTCATGCAAGGCAGGTTCACAATGGGCCGAAGCCTCTGACCTGCCCACACTGTGACTACAAAACAGCTGACCGCAGCAATTTCAAAAAGCACGTTGAGCTCCACGTCAATCCGCGCCAGTTTCTCTGTCCTGTTTGTGATTATGCAGCATCTAAAAAATGTAACCTGCAGTATCACATCAAATCCAGGCATCCTGATTGTTCTGACATCACCATGGATGTTTCAAAGGTGAAGCTACGGACTAAAAAGAGCGAAGCTGACTTTTCTGAGAGCATTAATGAcaaagcagagaaggaacaaaCTAAAGGGGATTCAGCtgcaaagaaaactgagaaaattgtgaaagtggagaaaaaagataatttggCAAAGGAAAAGAAGCCGACGAACAATGTTTCTGCAGGTCAGGTGACAACCAGAAGTCGGAAATCAGCTTCAGAAAACAAGGAGGTGGatattaaaactgagaaaaatactgagaaaacatGTAAAACAAAGAAGATCAAAAGAAAGGCAGAGGCTGAAGTAACTTCCTCAAAGCAAGAGCCTGCAAATGATACCTcaacagtaacaaaaaagaaaaagaaagtggaagCTAAACCCAGAGACTGCCAGGAAGCTCAAAAAAGTGACATTGTACCAGAGGAGGAGCCTAAAAAGCAAAATTCTTGcctcaagaaaaacagaaaaaagaaagctctGAAAAATAAGCACAGTAAGAAAAGCAGTAAACTCGATCAGGAGAAGATCGAGGAAGAGGAGATGCCAGATGAGCGTCATATCACAGAAGAAGATGGATGTGTGAAGCCTGACACTGAGAGCAGTGACCAGAAGGAGCAAGATCCCACTGACACAGCGGCATTAAACGACGATGGTAGTCATGCTCTCAAGGGGGAGAGCGCTGATGCCAAAGGAGGCTGTGTAGAAGACCCAGGGCAGCTTTGTCTGCCAGCTCAGGATGCAAACACAGAAGCTGAGGTAGAGGACCAAGAAATGCCTGCTGCAGCAACAGAGAGCGAAGACGCTGTTggtgaaaaagaggaggagagaaagccgGACAGAGGGGAAGGCACTTGCTCTGAGGAATCTTCCCATGCAGTGTCTTCTGAAAAAGGCTTGGATGTGCCCATGGATGTGGTACCAGATCTGGCGCCTGAGAAGGAGCCAGAGGAAACCTTCGTGGCAGAAACTGTGAGTAACTCAGACCTACTGGACCTGACCAAGACGTGCCTGCCAGTGACAGAGCCAGCAGGAGATGCCGTGCCGGCACCTGCGCCCCCAGAAGGGTGTATGCAAAGCCCTCAAGTAGCTCTGGCCTTATCATCTCCGGATAACACAGCAGTGAATGAATCTCAGGAAATGGATGAGGATGAGGGCATCCACAGCCACGAAGGCAGCGACATAAGTGACAACATATCAGAAGGAAGCGATGACTCGGGGTTAAATGGCGCTCGCTCTGTACAAGAAGAAACAAGTCCAAAGACATCACAAGGAGCTGCAGACACTGCAGTCGCCAGGGAGAACTATGTGTGCATTTTTTGTGACCGCTCATTTAAAAAGGAAGGTGAATACAGCAAGCACCTCAATCGCCACTTAGTCAATGTGTATTATCTTGAGAAGGCAACAAAAGGTCAGGAGTAG
- the NOA1 gene encoding nitric oxide-associated protein 1 isoform X1 produces the protein MVAAGRAAGGGGRDGNGVEARCGATAKERRESYGESPTRPAHVTHGAGLLRAPSPRRQRGARMRGCYATPPVSRLRGTGPAMRRLVPLLLGHLARARSWALVPRRGVAAPASGEEERFVFLEYEPELSEAAATATVPRRERRQPGREWRERGPVAVAVAAGQPDPSVPPSGLSCSGCGAELQCCDGAAPGFVPAEKYRSLSESAAGLRGAVCQRCWLLTHSGRALRLQLPPEQHRLVVSAALRRPLRHGRGPLLLYVLDVLELPDPVLPQLPALLGPDVPAAGLLVVGNKVDLLPANSPGHLGRLRERLVTACVQAGLREAPLVDVRLVSAKTGFGLEGLVSRLQRSWKCAGDVYLLGATNSGKSTLFNVLLRSDYCKSRAPNVIDRATVSPWPGTTLNLLKFPIINPTCDRIFRREKRLKEEATKTEDQLSSEEKKYLNHLKKQGYLVGRVGRTFQRKKGIPVVDFDPDALSYSIDEDPRHSPRKREEREEFTYNEVKDARWCFDTPGIVKENCVLNLLTEKEVKLVLPTHAIVPRTFILKPGMVLFLAALGRIDYLEGEKSAWFSVMASNLLPVHISTLNNADAIYEKHAGQELLKVPMGGEERMKEFPPLVPQDITLKGIGTTEAVADIKLSSAGWVAVTAHAEEKLLLRAYTPEGTALVVREPPLLPYISTIRGSRIAGSAAYRTKKPSSLVENLKTTGKR, from the exons ATGGTGGCAGCGGGAAgagccgcgggcggcggcggcagagACGGGAACGGAGTCGAGGCGCGCTGCGGAGCGACGGCGAAAGAGCGACGAGAGAGCTACGGCGAATCCCCTACGCGCCCTGCGCACGTCACTCACGGAGCGGGGCTACTGCGCGCGCCGTCTCCCAGAAGGCAGCGGGGGGCGCGCATGCGCGGTTGCTACGCCACGCCCCCTGTCTCCCGCCTTAGGGGCACCGGCCCCGCCATGCGCCGCCTGGTCCCGCTGCTCCTGGGCCACCTGGCCCGCGCTCGGTCCTGGGCTCTGGTGCCGCGGCGCGGGGTGGCGGCACCAGCCAGCGGCGAGGAGGAGCGGTTTGTCTTTCTAGAGTATGAGCCAGAGCTGAGCGAGGCGGCGGCAACGGCAACGGTGCCCCGCCGGGAGCGGCGGCAGCCGGGTAGGGAGTGGCGGGAGCGGGGGCCGGTGGCAGTGGCAGTGGCGGCGGGACAGCCCGACCCCTCGGTTCCGCCGAGCGGTCTGAGCTGCTCGGGCTGCGGGGCTGAGCTGCAGTGCTGCGACGGCGCGGCGCCGGGCTTTGTGCCGGCAGAGAAGTACCGGAGCCTGTCGGAGagcgcggcggggctgcggggcgccGTCTGCCAGCGGTGCTGGCTGCTGACCCACAGCGGCCGGGCCCTGCGGCTGCAGCTGCCGCCCGAGCAGCACCGCCTGGTGGTGAGCGCCGCCCTGCGCCGCCCGCTGCGCCACGGCCGCGGCCCGCTCCTCCTCTACGTCCTCGACGTGCTGGAGCTGCCTGACCCGGTGCTGCCCCAGCTGCCGGCGCTGCTGGGCCCCGACGTCCCCGCCGCCGGGCTGCTGGTGGTGGGCAACAAGGTGGACCTGCTGCCCGCCAACTCCCCTGGGCACCTGGGGCGGCTGCGGGAGCGGCTGGTGACAGCCTGTGTCCAGGCCGGCCTGCGCGAAGCCCCGCTGGTGGACGTCCGCCTCGTGAGTGCCAAGACGGGCTTCGGCCTGGAGGGGCTGGTCAGCCGGCTGCAGCGCTCCTGGAAGTGTGCCGGAGACGTCTACCTGCTGGGCGCCACCAACTCCGGCAAGTCGACGCTCTTCAACGTCCTGTTGCGCTCCGACTACTGCAAGTCCCGTGCCCCCAACGTCATCGACAGGGCTACCGTCTCCCCCTGGCCAG gaacaaCACTGAACCTATTGAAATTTCCAATTATTAATCCTACGTGTGACAGGATATTTCGAAGGGAGAAGAGACTGAAAGAAGAGGCAACAAAAACAGAAGATCAGctaagcagtgaagaaaaaaagtaccTTAATCACCTTAAAAAGCAAGGTTACTTAGTAG GAAGAGTTGGAAGAACATTTCAACGGAAGAAGGGTATACCTGTGGTTGACTTTGACCCTGATGCGCTCTCATACAGCATAGATGAAGACCCCAGACATTCCCCTAGGAAGCGTGAGGAAAGGGAGGAGTTCACATACAATGAAGTGAAGGATGCTCGCTGGTGTTTTGACACTCCAGGGATTGTAAAGGAAAACTGT GTTTTAAATCTCCTGACAGAGAAAGAAGTAAAGCTGGTTTTGCCAACACATGCCATTGTTCCACGAACCTTCATTCTCAAGCCAggaatggttttgtttttagCAGCCTTGGGACGTATAGACTACTTAGAG GGAGAAAAGTCTGCCTGGTTTTCTGTCATGGCTTCTAACCTGTTGCCAGTCCACATTTCTACCCTGAATAACGCAGATGCCATCTATGAGAAACACGCTGGCCAAGAGTTACTAAAG GTTCCCATGGGTGGGGAAGAGCGAATGAAAGAGTTCCCTCCACTTGTCCCTCAGGACATTACACTGAAAGGAATTGGTACCACTGAAGCAGTCGCAGATATCAAGCTTTCCTCTGCAG GCTGGGTGGCAGTGACGGCTCACGCAGAAGAGAAATTGCTGCTCCGGGCCTATACTCCTGAGGGCACTGCGTTGGTGGTGCGGGAGCCTCCCCTTTTGCCATACATCAGTACCATCAGAGGGTCCCGGattgcaggcagtgctgcctaTAGGACCAAAAAGCCTTCCTCCCTGGTGGAAAACCTGAAAACCACAGGGAAAAGATAG
- the NOA1 gene encoding nitric oxide-associated protein 1 isoform X2, whose translation MVAAGRAAGGGGRDGNGVEARCGATAKERRESYGESPTRPAHVTHGAGLLRAPSPRRQRGARMRGCYATPPVSRLRGTGPAMRRLVPLLLGHLARARSWALVPRRGVAAPASGEEERFVFLEYEPELSEAAATATVPRRERRQPGREWRERGPVAVAVAAGQPDPSVPPSGLSCSGCGAELQCCDGAAPGFVPAEKYRSLSESAAGLRGAVCQRCWLLTHSGRALRLQLPPEQHRLVVSAALRRPLRHGRGPLLLYVLDVLELPDPVLPQLPALLGPDVPAAGLLVVGNKVDLLPANSPGHLGRLRERLVTACVQAGLREAPLVDVRLVSAKTGFGLEGLVSRLQRSWKCAGDVYLLGATNSGTTLNLLKFPIINPTCDRIFRREKRLKEEATKTEDQLSSEEKKYLNHLKKQGYLVGRVGRTFQRKKGIPVVDFDPDALSYSIDEDPRHSPRKREEREEFTYNEVKDARWCFDTPGIVKENCVLNLLTEKEVKLVLPTHAIVPRTFILKPGMVLFLAALGRIDYLEGEKSAWFSVMASNLLPVHISTLNNADAIYEKHAGQELLKVPMGGEERMKEFPPLVPQDITLKGIGTTEAVADIKLSSAGWVAVTAHAEEKLLLRAYTPEGTALVVREPPLLPYISTIRGSRIAGSAAYRTKKPSSLVENLKTTGKR comes from the exons ATGGTGGCAGCGGGAAgagccgcgggcggcggcggcagagACGGGAACGGAGTCGAGGCGCGCTGCGGAGCGACGGCGAAAGAGCGACGAGAGAGCTACGGCGAATCCCCTACGCGCCCTGCGCACGTCACTCACGGAGCGGGGCTACTGCGCGCGCCGTCTCCCAGAAGGCAGCGGGGGGCGCGCATGCGCGGTTGCTACGCCACGCCCCCTGTCTCCCGCCTTAGGGGCACCGGCCCCGCCATGCGCCGCCTGGTCCCGCTGCTCCTGGGCCACCTGGCCCGCGCTCGGTCCTGGGCTCTGGTGCCGCGGCGCGGGGTGGCGGCACCAGCCAGCGGCGAGGAGGAGCGGTTTGTCTTTCTAGAGTATGAGCCAGAGCTGAGCGAGGCGGCGGCAACGGCAACGGTGCCCCGCCGGGAGCGGCGGCAGCCGGGTAGGGAGTGGCGGGAGCGGGGGCCGGTGGCAGTGGCAGTGGCGGCGGGACAGCCCGACCCCTCGGTTCCGCCGAGCGGTCTGAGCTGCTCGGGCTGCGGGGCTGAGCTGCAGTGCTGCGACGGCGCGGCGCCGGGCTTTGTGCCGGCAGAGAAGTACCGGAGCCTGTCGGAGagcgcggcggggctgcggggcgccGTCTGCCAGCGGTGCTGGCTGCTGACCCACAGCGGCCGGGCCCTGCGGCTGCAGCTGCCGCCCGAGCAGCACCGCCTGGTGGTGAGCGCCGCCCTGCGCCGCCCGCTGCGCCACGGCCGCGGCCCGCTCCTCCTCTACGTCCTCGACGTGCTGGAGCTGCCTGACCCGGTGCTGCCCCAGCTGCCGGCGCTGCTGGGCCCCGACGTCCCCGCCGCCGGGCTGCTGGTGGTGGGCAACAAGGTGGACCTGCTGCCCGCCAACTCCCCTGGGCACCTGGGGCGGCTGCGGGAGCGGCTGGTGACAGCCTGTGTCCAGGCCGGCCTGCGCGAAGCCCCGCTGGTGGACGTCCGCCTCGTGAGTGCCAAGACGGGCTTCGGCCTGGAGGGGCTGGTCAGCCGGCTGCAGCGCTCCTGGAAGTGTGCCGGAGACGTCTACCTGCTGGGCGCCACCAACTCCG gaacaaCACTGAACCTATTGAAATTTCCAATTATTAATCCTACGTGTGACAGGATATTTCGAAGGGAGAAGAGACTGAAAGAAGAGGCAACAAAAACAGAAGATCAGctaagcagtgaagaaaaaaagtaccTTAATCACCTTAAAAAGCAAGGTTACTTAGTAG GAAGAGTTGGAAGAACATTTCAACGGAAGAAGGGTATACCTGTGGTTGACTTTGACCCTGATGCGCTCTCATACAGCATAGATGAAGACCCCAGACATTCCCCTAGGAAGCGTGAGGAAAGGGAGGAGTTCACATACAATGAAGTGAAGGATGCTCGCTGGTGTTTTGACACTCCAGGGATTGTAAAGGAAAACTGT GTTTTAAATCTCCTGACAGAGAAAGAAGTAAAGCTGGTTTTGCCAACACATGCCATTGTTCCACGAACCTTCATTCTCAAGCCAggaatggttttgtttttagCAGCCTTGGGACGTATAGACTACTTAGAG GGAGAAAAGTCTGCCTGGTTTTCTGTCATGGCTTCTAACCTGTTGCCAGTCCACATTTCTACCCTGAATAACGCAGATGCCATCTATGAGAAACACGCTGGCCAAGAGTTACTAAAG GTTCCCATGGGTGGGGAAGAGCGAATGAAAGAGTTCCCTCCACTTGTCCCTCAGGACATTACACTGAAAGGAATTGGTACCACTGAAGCAGTCGCAGATATCAAGCTTTCCTCTGCAG GCTGGGTGGCAGTGACGGCTCACGCAGAAGAGAAATTGCTGCTCCGGGCCTATACTCCTGAGGGCACTGCGTTGGTGGTGCGGGAGCCTCCCCTTTTGCCATACATCAGTACCATCAGAGGGTCCCGGattgcaggcagtgctgcctaTAGGACCAAAAAGCCTTCCTCCCTGGTGGAAAACCTGAAAACCACAGGGAAAAGATAG